The DNA window GCACCCGGTGTGCCAGCCGCGGCCAGCCGGTCAGCGTGCGGCACTCGACGCCGCCGCCGGTCAGCCGGATCGCGCGGGTCTGCGTGTGAACCTCGGCGCCCGCTGCGCGGACCGCCTCGGCCAGGGCCCGGTGCAGCGCATGCCCGGAGGTGCCTCTCGCGCGTGTGCGATGACCACGGGGTACGGGCGGATCCTCGCTCCCGGAGACGTAGAGGTAATGCCGGTTCGTCGGATAGGACGTCTTGACCGGGCAGACCGACGAGCCGAACGGGACGCCGTGGCGGGTCAGCCAGTCCAGCATCTCCGCGCTCTGCTCACAGAACCGCCGCAGGGTCACCGGCGAGACGGCGTCGCGGGTTTCGGTGCGGAGATACTCGTACATGAGGCGGGGGTTGTCCTTGATCTTGGCTTGGTGCTGGAAGCGGGTCCCGCCGCCGGCGTAGATCACCCCGCCGGAGATCGCCGTCGCGCCGCCGCCACCGAACCTGTCGATCACCAGGACCCGTGCACCGGCCTCGGCGGCCTCGATCGCGGCGCACGCCCCGGCCGCGCCGAAGCCCACCACGACGACGTCCCACACGGTCCACTCCTGAAACAGGTATCAGTATGGTCAGCTCTGCTCCATGGCTTTTCAAGGCGCTCCATGGCGCTCCAGAGCGCGATAACTATAACCTGTTCTAGTGGAAGAATTCGATGTCGTCGTGGTCGGCAGCGGCGCCGCCGGGATGACCGCGGCACTCACCGCGGCCCGGCACGGACTGTCCGCGATCGTGGTGGAGAAGGAGTCGGTCTTCGGCGGTTCGACGGCGCGGTCCGGTGGCGGGCTGTGGCTCCCCGGCAACGCGGTGCTGGGCGGGACCGACGACGCCGCGACCTACCTCGCGCACGTGGCCGGTTCCGAGGTGCCGGTGACACGACAGAAGGCGTTCCTCGCGTGCGGGCCGGAGATGCTGGCGCTTGTCCGTTCCTGCACACCCCTGGAGTTCGCCTGGGTGCCCGGTTACCCCGACTACCATCCGGAGGCGCCCGGTGGGCTCGCGCGGGGCCGTACCATCGAACCGCGCCCGCTGGACGCCCGCGCAGCCGGACCGGACCTCCCCGATCTCGCACCGCCCTACCTCGCCGCCCCCAACGGCATGGCCGTCACCGCCGTCGATTTCCGCTGGCTGTCACTGGGGCTGCGGCATCCGCGCTCGATCTCCACGGCCGGCCGGCTCGCCGTGGTCACCGCCGTCGACCGGCTCCGCAGACGCCGGCGGCTCACCATGGGCCAGGCGCTCGCGGCCGGACTGCGGGCCGGTCTGCGCGCCAGCGGCGTCCCGGTCCGGCTCGACACACCCATGACAGACCTGCTGACCGACAACGATCGGGTGGCCGGCATCCGCTGCGGCGACGTCGACGTGTGGGCCCGGCGCGGCGTCGTCCTGGCGAGCGGCGGCTTCGAGCAGAACGAGCGGATGCGCCGGCAGTTCCAGGGAGTCGGCACCGCGTGGACCGTCGGCGCGGCCGGCAACACCGGCGACGGCATCGAGGCGGGGCAGCGGCTCGGCGCCGCGCTCGACCTGATGGACGAGGCGTGGTGGGGGCCGTCGCTGCCGCTGACCAGAGGGCCGTACTTCTGCCTCGCCGAACGCAACCTGCCCGGCAGCCTGATCGTCGACAGCAGCGGTAGCCGTTTCGTCAACGAGTCCGCGCCCTACGTCGACGCCGTCCACGCGATGCTCGGCCCGCCGGCCCACCTGCCGTGCTGGCTGATCACCGACCAGAGCTACCGCGACAGGTACGTTTTCGCCGGCCGCGCCCCGCGTACCCCGCTGCCCCGCCGCTGGTTCGACGCCGGGATCGCCCACCGCGCCGACTCGATCGAGGCCCTGGCCGGCGGGATCGGCGTGCCGGCGGGAGAGCTGCGGGCGACGGTCGAGAGGTTCAACGGGTTCGCGGCGCGGGGGCGGGACGCGGACTTCGGGCGGGGCGAGTCGGCGTACGACAGGTACTACGGTGATCCGCGCCAGCGCCCGAACCCGTGCCTGGGTGCGCTGCGGAAGGCGCCGTTCTACGCGTTCTCCCTGGTGCCGGGCGATCTGGGCACGAAGGGCGGCCTGCGCACCGACGAGCGGGCCCGGGTGCTGCGCGATGACGGGGCGCCGATCGCGGGGCTGTACGCGGCCGGAAACACGTCGGCGACGGTGATGGGGCGGGGGTATGCGGGGGCGGGGGCGACGCTGGGTCCCGCGATGACGTTCGGATACATCGCAGCCCGCGACATGACCGCCGACGCCC is part of the Actinoplanes missouriensis 431 genome and encodes:
- the kstD gene encoding 3-oxosteroid 1-dehydrogenase; its protein translation is MEEFDVVVVGSGAAGMTAALTAARHGLSAIVVEKESVFGGSTARSGGGLWLPGNAVLGGTDDAATYLAHVAGSEVPVTRQKAFLACGPEMLALVRSCTPLEFAWVPGYPDYHPEAPGGLARGRTIEPRPLDARAAGPDLPDLAPPYLAAPNGMAVTAVDFRWLSLGLRHPRSISTAGRLAVVTAVDRLRRRRRLTMGQALAAGLRAGLRASGVPVRLDTPMTDLLTDNDRVAGIRCGDVDVWARRGVVLASGGFEQNERMRRQFQGVGTAWTVGAAGNTGDGIEAGQRLGAALDLMDEAWWGPSLPLTRGPYFCLAERNLPGSLIVDSSGSRFVNESAPYVDAVHAMLGPPAHLPCWLITDQSYRDRYVFAGRAPRTPLPRRWFDAGIAHRADSIEALAGGIGVPAGELRATVERFNGFAARGRDADFGRGESAYDRYYGDPRQRPNPCLGALRKAPFYAFSLVPGDLGTKGGLRTDERARVLRDDGAPIAGLYAAGNTSATVMGRGYAGAGATLGPAMTFGYIAARDMTADAPGRLG